One window from the genome of Streptomyces sp. NBC_01476 encodes:
- a CDS encoding GH92 family glycosyl hydrolase has translation MRSGRARRTLTRSLVAAAVSVALTVPASAFAQAATGHAGGAPAPAFTTSFEPGQAQPADSTAETRGGKPWVSGVTAGTLPVLPGSVKDTVTAVTASSDNPPDETAPKAADEDPNTKWLTFAPTGWLQYQLSADVTVKKYAITAANDSPERDPENFELQGSEDGSGWTTVDTRTAQDFAGRFKSNVYDVATPGAYRYYRLNVTLNHGGTIVQLADLILSDGSPAPAPVAGMTTTVGAGPSSGPNVKPGVGFTGLKALEYSGTHTRNGSVHAYNKLYDTHIKVGRDTRLSYDIFPELTGGDLTYPSTYASVDLHFTDGSYLSGLRRPAQDQNGVALTPQGQGKAKILYASQWNAVSADLGKVAAGRTIDRILLGYDNPAGTAAQGAATQFKGWIDDITIGDAPARDTAASYVDHVDTRRGTNSSGSFSRGNNLPLTAVPNGFNFFTPVTDAGSDSWEYAYAAQNNADNLPTLQALGISHEPSPWMGDRDLFQVMPSGGTGTPDLNRTARALPFEHADETARPDYYGVTFTNGIKAEMAPTDHAAEFRFTFTGDSGDLLFDNIDNNGGLTFDAAAGTLDGWSEHRSGLSTGASRMFVHAEFDRAPATAAKTTGQGRDNVTGYARFDTSGSKVVTMRIATSFISAAQAKKNLDLEIPAGTSFATVQHRAAQQWNSRLGKVEVQGASDDQLTTLYSNLYRMNLYPNSASENTGTAQHPVYRYASSFSKQGPSSPTETGAQVVDGKVYVNNGFWDSYRTEWPAYSLLESRTAGELANGFVQQYKDGGWTARWSSPGYADLMTGTSSDVAFADAFAKGVTDFDVKAAYDAAVKNATVFPTASGVGRKGLDTSVFNGYTNTSVDGSVSWSLDGYINDYGIGTMAAKLAKDPKTAKADRQRYQEESAYFLGRAQNYTTIFNQNVGFFEGRNADGSWRVPDAQYDPQNWGNEYTETNAWNYAFTVPQDPAGLAAIYGGKQNLEKKLDTFFATQETADGDAGGYGGTIHEMLEARDVRMGELGLSNQPSFGIPYMYDYAGDPAKTQAAVREIQRRLFTGSSIGQGYPGDEDNGATSTWQIFSALGFYPLQVGSENYVIGSPLFTKATIHLDNGRSIVVNAPDNSGSNIYVQSLKVNGKKYDKAYLTQSQLSAGARLDFTMGAKPSKWGTGKDALPTSLTPAGSTPQPLADTTGPGLGTATAADGTDVTALFDNTSKTAVTFPTATPTVTYAFTGAGAKKPAGQRATFYTLTSGATEGQDPSSWRLEGTSDGTHWKTLDSRSGETFSSRLQTRPFEIAHPGGYTGYRLVVTAGGTTATTLAEVELLAQGSGHPQH, from the coding sequence ATGAGAAGTGGCCGAGCCCGCAGAACGCTCACCAGATCCCTGGTCGCGGCGGCGGTATCAGTGGCCCTGACCGTACCCGCGTCGGCCTTCGCGCAAGCCGCGACCGGCCACGCGGGCGGCGCCCCTGCCCCCGCCTTCACGACCTCGTTCGAGCCGGGTCAGGCACAGCCCGCGGACAGCACCGCCGAGACCCGCGGGGGCAAGCCGTGGGTCTCCGGAGTGACCGCGGGCACCCTGCCGGTCCTGCCGGGCAGCGTCAAGGACACGGTCACCGCGGTCACCGCGAGTTCCGACAACCCGCCGGACGAGACCGCGCCGAAGGCCGCCGACGAGGACCCGAACACCAAGTGGCTGACCTTCGCGCCCACCGGCTGGCTGCAGTACCAGCTGAGCGCTGACGTCACGGTCAAGAAGTACGCCATCACGGCGGCCAACGACTCCCCGGAGCGCGACCCGGAGAACTTCGAGCTCCAGGGCTCCGAGGACGGCTCCGGCTGGACCACCGTCGACACCCGCACCGCACAGGACTTCGCAGGCCGCTTCAAGTCCAACGTCTACGACGTGGCCACCCCCGGCGCGTACCGCTACTACCGGCTGAACGTCACGCTCAACCACGGTGGCACCATCGTGCAGCTGGCCGACCTGATCCTCTCCGACGGCTCGCCGGCCCCGGCGCCGGTCGCGGGGATGACCACCACCGTCGGCGCCGGCCCCTCGTCGGGCCCGAACGTCAAGCCGGGCGTCGGCTTCACCGGCCTCAAGGCACTGGAGTACTCCGGAACGCACACCCGGAACGGGTCGGTGCACGCGTACAACAAGCTCTACGACACGCACATCAAGGTCGGGCGCGACACCCGGCTGTCGTACGACATCTTCCCCGAGCTGACCGGCGGCGACCTGACCTACCCCAGCACGTACGCCTCGGTCGACCTCCACTTCACCGACGGCAGTTACCTCAGCGGACTGCGGCGGCCCGCGCAGGACCAGAACGGTGTCGCGCTCACCCCGCAGGGCCAGGGCAAGGCCAAGATCCTCTACGCCTCGCAGTGGAACGCGGTGTCCGCCGACCTCGGCAAGGTGGCCGCGGGCCGGACCATCGACCGGATCCTGCTCGGCTACGACAACCCGGCCGGCACCGCCGCCCAGGGTGCGGCGACCCAGTTCAAGGGCTGGATCGACGACATCACCATCGGCGACGCCCCGGCCCGTGACACCGCGGCGAGCTACGTCGACCACGTCGACACCCGGCGCGGCACCAACTCCTCCGGCTCCTTCTCCCGCGGCAACAACCTGCCGCTGACCGCGGTGCCGAACGGCTTCAACTTCTTCACCCCGGTCACCGACGCGGGCTCCGACTCCTGGGAGTACGCCTACGCGGCGCAGAACAACGCCGACAACCTGCCCACCCTGCAGGCGCTCGGCATCAGCCACGAGCCGAGTCCCTGGATGGGGGATCGCGACCTCTTCCAGGTGATGCCGTCCGGGGGCACCGGGACCCCGGACCTCAACCGCACCGCCAGGGCGCTGCCCTTCGAGCACGCCGACGAGACCGCCAGGCCCGACTACTACGGCGTCACCTTCACCAACGGCATCAAGGCCGAGATGGCGCCCACCGACCACGCCGCGGAGTTCCGCTTCACCTTCACCGGCGACAGCGGCGACCTGCTCTTCGACAACATCGACAACAACGGCGGTCTCACCTTCGACGCCGCCGCCGGCACCCTCGACGGCTGGTCGGAGCACCGCAGCGGCCTGTCCACCGGCGCCAGCCGGATGTTCGTGCACGCCGAGTTCGACCGGGCGCCCGCCACCGCGGCCAAGACCACCGGCCAGGGCCGCGACAACGTCACCGGCTACGCGCGGTTCGACACCTCCGGCAGCAAGGTGGTGACCATGCGCATCGCCACCTCGTTCATCAGCGCCGCCCAGGCGAAGAAGAACCTGGACCTGGAGATCCCGGCCGGCACCTCGTTCGCCACCGTGCAGCACCGCGCGGCGCAGCAGTGGAACAGCCGCCTCGGCAAGGTCGAGGTGCAGGGCGCCAGTGACGACCAGCTGACCACGCTCTACTCGAACCTGTACCGGATGAACCTGTACCCCAACTCCGCCTCGGAGAACACCGGTACCGCCCAGCACCCGGTCTACCGGTACGCCAGCTCGTTCTCCAAGCAGGGCCCGAGCTCGCCCACCGAGACCGGCGCCCAGGTGGTGGACGGCAAGGTCTACGTCAACAACGGCTTCTGGGACAGCTACCGCACCGAGTGGCCGGCGTACTCCCTGCTGGAGTCGCGGACCGCCGGCGAACTCGCGAACGGCTTCGTCCAGCAGTACAAGGACGGCGGCTGGACCGCCCGCTGGTCCTCACCCGGCTACGCCGACCTGATGACCGGCACCAGTTCCGACGTGGCCTTCGCCGACGCCTTCGCCAAGGGCGTCACCGACTTCGACGTCAAGGCGGCCTACGACGCCGCGGTGAAGAACGCGACCGTCTTCCCGACCGCCTCCGGCGTCGGCCGCAAGGGCCTGGACACCTCGGTCTTCAACGGCTACACCAACACCTCGGTCGACGGCAGCGTCTCCTGGTCGCTCGACGGCTACATCAACGACTACGGCATCGGCACCATGGCGGCCAAGCTCGCCAAGGACCCGAAGACCGCCAAGGCCGACCGGCAGCGGTACCAGGAGGAGTCGGCGTACTTCCTGGGCCGGGCCCAGAACTACACCACGATCTTCAACCAGAACGTGGGCTTCTTCGAGGGCCGCAACGCCGACGGCTCCTGGCGTGTCCCGGACGCCCAGTACGACCCCCAGAACTGGGGCAACGAGTACACCGAGACCAATGCCTGGAACTACGCCTTCACCGTGCCGCAGGACCCGGCGGGACTCGCCGCGATCTACGGCGGCAAGCAGAACCTGGAGAAGAAGCTCGACACCTTCTTCGCCACCCAGGAGACCGCCGACGGCGACGCGGGCGGCTACGGCGGCACCATCCACGAGATGCTGGAGGCCCGGGACGTCCGGATGGGCGAACTCGGCCTGAGCAACCAGCCGTCGTTCGGCATCCCGTACATGTACGACTACGCGGGTGACCCGGCCAAGACCCAGGCGGCCGTCCGGGAGATCCAGCGGCGGCTGTTCACCGGCAGCTCGATCGGCCAGGGCTACCCGGGTGACGAGGACAACGGCGCCACCTCTACCTGGCAGATCTTCAGCGCGCTGGGCTTCTACCCGCTCCAGGTCGGCAGCGAGAACTACGTGATCGGCTCCCCGCTCTTCACCAAGGCCACCATCCACCTGGACAACGGCAGGAGCATCGTCGTCAACGCACCGGACAACAGCGGCAGCAACATCTATGTGCAGTCGCTGAAGGTCAACGGCAAGAAGTACGACAAGGCGTACCTGACGCAGAGTCAGCTCTCGGCCGGTGCGCGGCTCGACTTCACCATGGGCGCCAAGCCGTCGAAGTGGGGCACCGGCAAGGACGCGCTGCCCACGTCCCTGACCCCGGCCGGCAGCACACCGCAGCCGCTCGCCGACACCACGGGACCGGGCCTCGGCACCGCGACCGCGGCCGACGGCACCGATGTCACCGCGCTCTTCGACAACACCTCGAAGACCGCCGTCACCTTCCCGACCGCCACCCCGACGGTGACGTACGCCTTCACCGGCGCCGGCGCCAAGAAGCCGGCCGGGCAGCGGGCCACCTTCTACACCCTGACCTCCGGGGCCACCGAGGGCCAGGACCCCAGCAGCTGGCGCCTGGAGGGCACCAGCGACGGAACGCACTGGAAGACGCTCGACTCCCGGAGCGGCGAGACCTTCAGCAGCCGGCTGCAGACCCGCCCCTTCGAGATCGCGCACCCCGGTGGCTACACGGGCTACCGCCTGGTGGTGACGGCCGGCGGCACGACGGCCACCACGCTCGCCGAGGTGGAACTGCTGGCCCAGGGAAGCGGGCACCCGCAGCACTGA
- a CDS encoding family 78 glycoside hydrolase catalytic domain produces the protein MPTLHREPQMSSNTAGEESPVPGPQRRAVIRAGLGGAAVAATGITLGAAGPAVAAGPSAAAGTAGPPASRHAGGNWQQYVQGPSSRTVRPTGVHSVTGQVTRADALLKPGGRTTVLKRPQPPTPPSWPAGTTAAASSSHAPNNGNDGRPRTYDASNAIDGDPDTFWNDDTIAAYPDTLTVTTTAPLSLPGITVQSNGDGFPVDFTVETWDGSAWQPAAAVTGNTTARRAVPFAAAVSTTQVRITVTADQNTPSGEFTRINEVYPGVLPADDVPRVVVDFGKVVVGYPHIRFASASGNSPGVRLAFSETLEFLTERSDFTRSDQSGVPAQGTDQYAVPARGADWQDVKGYQSGTKVYADGLHGFRYLQISLDALAADAPAAQPWGEVAIDAVWLDFTAYLGTPGSYRGWFLSSDDDLNRYWYGAAYTNELVTDTFRPDDIDPRGADSPTLDGKLVLQDGAKRDRDPYVGDLAVSARTLYLTHDDASAAARNVLADLADHQRADGWIPPASINGYTLPLFDYPLWWVTCSWDYVLYSGDRGYASRYYPQLTKVLDTWYPSVTDADGLLSKGLNGTGGYGDYAFLDRTGRITYYNANYVQALNDAASLARYLGHSADADRWAARAGTVADAVNAHLWDAGAGAYLDSSTGAVRHAQDGNSIAITAGVADPARAASALAHLDATTVLPYGNAFMDNDTIFGGASQRVYAFTSYPELLARFRTGRADSALDQIRRTYGWMDRNDPGTTNWEGIGPDGSAYEGSYTSMAHGWSTGVLPALTNELLGIRPTAPGFAAWEVRPHPGSVAWARGQVPTPHGPLSADWEHTAKGTFTLTVRAPHGTRGTVAVPTDGRGVSVYVDRRLAWSGRKATAYGAAEISGYIVLSGLGAGSHTVTVRPAR, from the coding sequence ATGCCCACTCTCCATCGGGAGCCGCAGATGTCCAGCAACACCGCGGGGGAAGAGTCCCCCGTCCCCGGACCGCAGCGCCGCGCCGTCATCAGAGCCGGACTCGGCGGAGCCGCCGTCGCCGCCACCGGCATCACCCTCGGCGCCGCGGGGCCGGCCGTGGCGGCCGGCCCGTCGGCGGCGGCCGGAACCGCGGGACCGCCGGCGTCCCGCCACGCCGGCGGCAACTGGCAGCAATACGTACAGGGTCCGTCCAGCCGCACCGTGCGGCCCACCGGGGTGCACAGCGTCACCGGGCAGGTGACCCGCGCCGACGCGCTGCTGAAACCCGGTGGCCGGACCACCGTGCTCAAGCGCCCGCAGCCGCCCACACCGCCGAGCTGGCCGGCCGGCACGACCGCCGCCGCGTCCTCGTCGCACGCGCCGAACAACGGCAACGACGGCAGGCCCCGCACCTATGACGCGTCCAACGCGATCGACGGCGATCCGGACACCTTCTGGAACGACGACACGATCGCCGCGTACCCGGACACGCTGACCGTGACCACCACCGCTCCGCTCTCGCTGCCCGGCATCACCGTGCAGTCCAACGGGGACGGTTTTCCGGTGGACTTCACCGTGGAGACCTGGGACGGCAGCGCCTGGCAGCCCGCCGCTGCCGTCACCGGCAACACCACCGCCCGGCGGGCGGTGCCCTTCGCCGCGGCCGTCTCCACCACGCAGGTGCGGATCACGGTCACCGCCGACCAGAACACCCCCTCGGGCGAGTTCACCCGGATCAACGAGGTCTACCCGGGCGTGCTGCCGGCCGACGACGTGCCCCGGGTCGTGGTGGACTTCGGCAAGGTCGTGGTGGGTTACCCGCACATCCGCTTCGCCTCGGCCTCCGGCAACAGCCCCGGCGTGCGGCTGGCGTTCTCCGAGACGCTGGAATTCCTCACCGAGCGCAGCGACTTCACCCGCTCCGACCAGTCCGGGGTGCCCGCCCAGGGCACCGACCAGTACGCGGTGCCGGCCCGCGGCGCCGACTGGCAGGACGTCAAGGGATACCAGAGCGGCACCAAGGTCTACGCCGACGGCCTGCACGGCTTCCGCTATCTGCAGATCAGCCTGGACGCGCTGGCGGCCGACGCGCCGGCCGCACAGCCGTGGGGCGAGGTGGCCATCGACGCGGTGTGGCTGGACTTCACCGCCTACCTGGGCACTCCGGGTTCCTACCGCGGCTGGTTCCTGAGCTCCGACGACGACCTCAACCGCTACTGGTACGGCGCCGCTTACACCAACGAACTGGTCACCGACACCTTCCGCCCCGACGACATCGACCCGCGGGGCGCCGACTCACCGACCCTGGACGGCAAGCTGGTGCTCCAGGACGGCGCCAAGCGCGACCGCGACCCGTACGTCGGCGACCTCGCGGTGTCCGCCCGCACCCTCTACCTCACCCACGACGACGCGTCGGCCGCCGCCCGCAACGTGCTCGCCGACCTGGCCGACCACCAGCGCGCCGACGGCTGGATCCCGCCGGCCTCGATCAACGGCTACACCCTGCCGCTCTTCGACTACCCGCTGTGGTGGGTGACGTGCAGCTGGGACTACGTGCTCTACTCCGGCGACCGCGGCTACGCGAGCCGGTACTACCCGCAGCTGACCAAGGTGCTCGACACCTGGTACCCGTCGGTGACCGACGCGGACGGGCTGCTCAGCAAGGGCCTCAACGGCACCGGTGGGTACGGCGACTACGCCTTCCTGGACCGCACCGGCCGGATCACGTACTACAACGCCAACTATGTGCAGGCCCTCAACGACGCGGCGAGCCTGGCCCGTTACCTCGGGCACAGCGCGGACGCCGACCGCTGGGCGGCGCGGGCCGGCACGGTCGCGGACGCGGTCAACGCGCATCTGTGGGACGCCGGCGCGGGCGCCTATCTGGACTCCTCGACCGGCGCGGTCCGGCACGCGCAGGACGGCAACTCCATCGCCATCACCGCGGGGGTCGCCGACCCGGCAAGGGCCGCCTCGGCCCTCGCCCACCTGGACGCCACCACGGTGCTGCCGTACGGCAACGCCTTCATGGACAACGACACCATCTTCGGCGGCGCCTCGCAGCGGGTCTACGCCTTCACCTCCTACCCGGAGCTGCTGGCGCGGTTCCGCACCGGCCGGGCGGACTCCGCGCTCGACCAGATCCGGCGCACGTACGGCTGGATGGACCGCAACGACCCGGGGACGACGAACTGGGAGGGCATCGGCCCGGACGGCTCCGCCTACGAGGGCTCGTACACGAGCATGGCGCACGGCTGGTCCACCGGTGTACTGCCCGCGCTGACCAACGAGTTGCTCGGCATCCGGCCGACCGCCCCCGGCTTCGCCGCCTGGGAGGTGCGCCCGCACCCGGGGTCCGTCGCCTGGGCACGCGGCCAGGTGCCGACCCCGCACGGCCCGCTCAGCGCGGACTGGGAGCACACCGCGAAGGGGACCTTCACCCTCACCGTACGGGCCCCGCACGGCACCCGCGGCACCGTGGCGGTCCCGACCGACGGCCGCGGTGTCAGTGTGTACGTCGACCGGCGGCTCGCCTGGAGCGGCCGGAAGGCGACGGCGTACGGCGCCGCGGAGATTTCGGGTTACATCGTGCTCAGCGGCCTCGGCGCCGGCAGTCACACGGTGACCGTGCGGCCTGC